The nucleotide sequence CAGCTTCACCGCCGCCAGCACCGCGTTCAGCACGATGCCCCGCAACACCAGCCGCGCACTCTCGTGCGCCCGGCGGGCCGTGCGGGCATGGGTTTCGGGCAGAACCATCCCAACAGCCTGCCCCCTCGCCAGCGCCGGCACAAGGCGGCATTGACCGTCCACCGCCCCGGGTGTAGGGTCCCGCCCAGATCCTCCGATGTCCGATACCGCCGCACCCGTCGCCGCCGAGCCCGTCAAACAATTCTCCGTGTTCATCGAGAACCGGGTTGGCCGCCTGCACGACCTCGTCGCCCTGCTCGCGCAACACAACATCCACCTCATGGCGATGACCACCATCGACCAGACCGACACCGCGCTGGACCGCATGATCGTGGACGACCCCGATCGGGCCCGCGAGCTCATGGCGGCCAACAATTTCTTCTTCACGGAGTGCGATGTCCTCGCGGTGGAGTTCCGGGATGAGTCCCAGCTCAAGGACGTGCTCAACGCCCTGATCACCGTCGAGTGCAACATCCACTACGCCTATGCCTTCCTGGTGCGGCCCAAGGGCCGCTCGGCGCTCGCCATGAGCGTGGAGGACCTCGACCTCGCCGCCAGCGCGCTCAACACCCGCGGCTTCAAGGTCCTCTCGCAGCGGGATATCTCGCGCTGACGCGGCGCGTCAGCCCTTCGTCTCCACCCGGCGGTCGCCCTTCAGCAGGTAGAGCCCGGTCAGGTAGCCACCCTCGTAGAGCTGGCCCACCGCGAGCGTGCCCTCGAACGTGATCGGCACATCCATCAGGGGCGCGACGCCCTTGCCGTT is from Lacunisphaera limnophila and encodes:
- a CDS encoding acetolactate synthase, whose translation is MSDTAAPVAAEPVKQFSVFIENRVGRLHDLVALLAQHNIHLMAMTTIDQTDTALDRMIVDDPDRARELMAANNFFFTECDVLAVEFRDESQLKDVLNALITVECNIHYAYAFLVRPKGRSALAMSVEDLDLAASALNTRGFKVLSQRDISR